CTTCTTGGTCGAGTGCACCAGCGCGTCGGCCTGGTTGCGCGACTCGGCCAGTTCCTTGACCTTCTTGTCTTCTTCGGCGTTCAGCTCGGCATCCTTCACCATCTTCTGGATTTCCTCTTCCGACAGACCGGAGTTGGCCTTGATGGTGATCTTGTTTTCCTTGCCGGTGGCCTTGTCCTTCGCGCCCACGTGCAGGATGCCGTTGGCGTCGATGTCGAAGGTCACTTCGATCTGTGGCGTACCGCGTGCTGCTGGCGGGATGCCTTCCAGGTTGAACTCGCCCAGCGCCTTGTTGCCGGCCGCGATTTCACGCTCGCCCTGGTAGACCTTGATGGTCACGGCAGGCTGGTTGTCGTCGGCCGTCGAGAACACTTGCGAGAACTTGGTCGGGATCGTCGTGTTCTTGTGGATCATCTTCGTCATCACGCCGCCCAGCGTTTCGATACCCAGCGACAGCGGGGTCACGTCCAGCAGCAGCAGGTCCTTGCGGTCGCCCGACAGCACGGCGCCCTGGATCGCGGCACCGACGGCCACGGCTTCATCCGGGTTGACGTCCTTGCGCGGGTCCTTGCCGAAGAACTCCTTCACTTTTTCCTGCACCTTCGGCATGCGGGTCATGCCGCCGACCAGGATGATGTCGTCGATGTCGGAGACCTTGACGCCGGCATCCTTGATGGCGGTGCGGCATGGCTCGATCGTGGCGGCGATCAGTTCTTCCACCAGCGATTCCAGCTTGGCGCGGGTCATCTTCAGGTTCAGGTGGACCGGCGCGCCGTTCGCCATGGCGATGTACGGCTCGTTGATCTCGGTCTGCTGCGACGACGACAGTTCGATCTTCGCGCGCTCGGCCGAAGCCTTGATGCGCTGCAGGGCGATCGGGTCCTTCTTCAGGTCCAGGCCGTTGATCTTCTTGAATTCGTCGATGATGTAGTCGATCACGCGCTGGTCGAAGTCTTCGCCGCCCAGGAACGTGTCGCCGTTGGTCGACAGCACTTCGAACTGCTTCTCGCCATCCACGTCGGCGATTTCGATGATCGAGATGTCGAACGTGCCGCCACCCAGGTCATACACGGCGATCTTGCGGTCGCCCTTGTCGGTCTTGTCCAGGCCGAAGGCCAGCGCGGCCGCGGTCGGCTCGTTGATGATGCGCTTGACGTCCAGGCCCGCGATACGGCCGGCGTCTTTCGTGGCCTGGCGCTGCGAGTCGTTGAAGTACGCCGGCACGGTGATGACGGCTTCCGTCACTTCCTCGCCCAGGTAGTCCTCGGCGGTCTTCTTCATCTTGCG
This is a stretch of genomic DNA from Pseudoduganella chitinolytica. It encodes these proteins:
- the dnaK gene encoding molecular chaperone DnaK, producing the protein MGKMIGIDLGTTNSCVAIMENGQPKVIENAEGARTTPSIIAYQDDGEILVGAPAKRQAVTNPKNTLFAVKRLIGRKFEEKEVQKDIALMPYQITKADNGDAWIGVRDKKLAPPQISAEVLRKMKKTAEDYLGEEVTEAVITVPAYFNDSQRQATKDAGRIAGLDVKRIINEPTAAALAFGLDKTDKGDRKIAVYDLGGGTFDISIIEIADVDGEKQFEVLSTNGDTFLGGEDFDQRVIDYIIDEFKKINGLDLKKDPIALQRIKASAERAKIELSSSQQTEINEPYIAMANGAPVHLNLKMTRAKLESLVEELIAATIEPCRTAIKDAGVKVSDIDDIILVGGMTRMPKVQEKVKEFFGKDPRKDVNPDEAVAVGAAIQGAVLSGDRKDLLLLDVTPLSLGIETLGGVMTKMIHKNTTIPTKFSQVFSTADDNQPAVTIKVYQGEREIAAGNKALGEFNLEGIPPAARGTPQIEVTFDIDANGILHVGAKDKATGKENKITIKANSGLSEEEIQKMVKDAELNAEEDKKVKELAESRNQADALVHSTKKSLTEYGDKLEAGEKEKIEAAITDLESTIKSGDKATIDAKVAALTEAAQKLGEKMYADMQAQQAAGGAEAGAGGQQAGGAESRAQQDDVVDADFKEVKDNK